A single window of Mycosarcoma maydis chromosome 1, whole genome shotgun sequence DNA harbors:
- a CDS encoding mRNA-binding ribosome synthesis protein NOP7 (related to NOP7 - component of several different pre-ribosomal particles), translated as MAKMKQKGKSGAAKNYITRNQAIKKLQVTLADFRRLCILKGIFPRQPKSVRKANKGSTAPTTFFFAKDIAYLQHEPVLQSLREHKTFAKKLSRAIGRREWAAAKNLDESKPTYRLDHIIKERYPTFRDSLKDIDDALSLLTLFANLPATDKVSADVIATCSRLCAEWQLYVMKTKALKKVFLSIKGIYFQAEVHGETITWLVPYLFTQHIPSDIDFRIMYTFLELYQTLLGFVLFKLYTDENLVYPPRFDAAKDEQAAGFGALSLDSASAAVLRGENTSVSAASRDAATAASSSSAVITASGKKVSAKDVKKQIKAISKSGNIVPNADEDGEADDVPSAAVEEEDKFVEQPSKSTEEQESAGHLTTFDEIQAASAASEGAAHGLFTPYVFYISRECPRAVIEFVLRSFGALPGRIGWDMVAGAGSALDEDDARITHHIIDRPVPAGGMKRYAGKRVFVQPQYIVDCANARKLLPAGAYGPGQTLPPHLSPFVDDAEVARRGGYVPEEAREQLGLDADAAAVASDDEEDSDEELEADEDAEEEDEDENEEIKKTTLRPALSALLADPSDSGQAGLLDAAELEAEAAGGEDALEDMRRKHTAALKEPRRRQGVDGAPKRKTEEQEAKEMSKMMMSNRQRKLYEKLSYSSGKRAEETAKLQQKKKALNKKAVKGRR; from the exons atggccaagatgaAACAGAAAGGAAAGTCGGGCGCGGCAAAAAACTACATTACGCGTAACCAGGCTATCAAGAAGCTCCAGGTTACGCTCGCCGACTTCCGCCGTCTCTGTATTCTCAAGGGTATCTTCCCACGTCAACCCAAGAGCGTTCGTAAGGCCAACAAGGGTTCCACCGCTCCCACCACCTTTTTCTTCGCCAAGGATATTGCATACTTACAACATGAGCCTGTGCTTCAGTCGTTGCGCGAGCACAAGACTTTTGCCAAGAAGCTTTCGCGTGCAATTGGCCGTAGAGAATGGGCCGCCGCCAAGAACCtcgacgagagcaagcCTACGTACCGCCTGGACCACATCATCAAAGAGCGCTACCCGACATTCCGAGACTCGCTCAAAGACATTGATGATGCGCTCTCCTTGCTGACACTCTTCGCCAATCTGCCAGCCACGGACAAGGTGTCCGCCGACGTGATCGCCACTTGCTCGCGCCTGTGTGCCGAGTGGCAGCTATACGTGATGAAGaccaaggcgctcaagaaggTCTTCCTCAGCATCAAAGGCATCTACTTCCAGGCCGAAGTCCATGGTGAGACCATCACTTGGCTCGTACCCTACCTTTTTACCCAGCACATTCCTTCGGACATTGACTTCCGCATCATGTACACCTTCCTCGAGCTTTACCAGACCCTTCTCGGATTTGTGCTTTTCAAGCTTTATACCGATGAGAACCTCGTCTACCCGCCCAGGTTCGACGCGgccaaagacgagcaggctgctggctttggcgctcTCAGTCTCGATTCAGCCAGCGCTGCAGTGTTGCGCGGCGAGAATacgtcggtctcggcagCCAGCCGCGACGCTGCTACAgctgcttcgtcgtcttcggctGTCATCACCGCCTCAGGCAAGAAGGTATCGGCCAAGGATGTCAAGAAGCAGATTAAGGCCATCTCCAAGTCGGGCAACATTGTTCCCAacgccgacgaggatggcgaggcGGATGACGTGCCATCagcagcggtggaggaagaggacaaGTTTGTTGAGCAGCCTTCGAAATCGACCGAAGAGCAGGAATCAGCAGGCCACCTAACGACGTTTGACGAGATTCAGGCGGCTTCGGCAGCAAGCGAAGGCGCAGCTCATGGATTGTTCACACCGTACGTTTTCTACATCTCGCGAGAGTGCCCACGCGCTGTGATCGAGTTCGTTCTGCGATCTTTCGGCGCATTGCCAGGGCGCATCGGATGGGACATGGTGGCTGGTGCAGGCAGTGCgttggacgaggacgacgctAGGATCACACATCACATCATCGACCGACCAGTGCCGGCAGGCGGCATGAAGAGGTATGCGGGCAAGCGCGTGTTTGTGCAGCCTCAGTACATTGTCGACTGCGCCAATGCGAGGAAGCTGCTCCCAGCTGGAGCGTACGGACCTGGTCAGACGCTGCCACCACACTTGAGTCCcttcgtcgacgatgccgaggtggcTCGTCGCGGTGGCTACGTGCCTGAAGAGGCGAGGGAGCAGCTGGGTCTGGATgcagacgctgctgcagttgcctcagacgacgaagaagactcggacgaggagctggaagcggaCGAAgatgcggaagaggaggacgaggatgagaaCGAGGAGATCAAGAAAACCACTTTGCGCCCAGCACTCTCAGCGTTGCTTGCCGACCCTAGTGACAGCGGCCAAGCTGGTCTTTTGGATGCggctgagctcgaggccGAAGCTGCAGGAGGTGAAGATGCACTGGAAGACATGCGTCGCAAACACACGGCCGCTCTCAAGGAGCCAAGAAGACGACAAGGCGTCGACGGC GCAcccaagcgcaagacggaagagcaagaggccAAGGAAATGTCTaagatgatgatgagcaaCCGACAGCGCAAGCTGTACGAGAAGCTCAGCTATTCGTCCGGCAAGCGCGCCGAAGAGACGGCCAAGTtgcagcagaagaagaaggcgctCAACAAGAAAGCTGTCAAGGGCAGAAGGTGA
- a CDS encoding uncharacterized protein (related to Acyl-CoA dehydrogenase), with protein MSEQGLSESQVEVRRAIQSICSQFDNDYWRHKDQAAEYPHELYDALSEGRWIGICMPESLGGAGLGISEATVMLQTIAESGGAVAGAQSIHANIYPLMPIIEFASPKQHADWLPKMIDGRIRSCFGITEPSTGSETLKLKTKAVKKGDKYVINGSKIWTSSAQVASHVVLLARTSEPESGSRSSGLSLFFAPLRNMPNNPRNAGKAKLAKGVEMRKIAKMGGNMVDANEVWFDDFEVPVDCLIGEEGKGFKYVLHGMNAERCLLAGEALGTGYAALTKAVKYAGDRVVFGRPIGAMQAIQHPLAKSWAQLEAAKHLTYAAARMYDDRATDSGAQANAAKYMAAEAGFKACETAVMTLGGMGYAVEYGVERLFREVLVPRLAPVSREMVLNYLGQHVLGLPKSY; from the exons ATGTCCGAACAAGGCCTTTCCGAGTCGCAAGTCGAGGTAAGACGTGCGATCCAAAGCATCTGCTCACAGTTCGACAACGATTACTGGAGGCACAAAGACCAAGCAGCCGAGTATCCACACGAGCTCTACGATGCACTCTCAGAAGGACGTTGGATCGGTATCTGCATGCCAGAATCGCTCGGTGGTGCAGGGCTTGGCATCTCGGAAGCTACCGTGATGCTCCAAACCATCGCCGAATCTGGCGGAGCCGTTGCTGGTGCCCAATCTATCCACGCTAACATTTACCCCTTGATGCCAATCATCGAGTTTGCTTCGCCCAAACAGCATGCTGACTGGTTGCCCAAGATGATCGATGGTCGCATCCGATCTTGCTTTGGTATTACTGAGCCCTCTACTGGCTCGGAaacgctcaagctcaagacgaAAGCAGTGAAAAAGGGCGACAAATACGTGATCAACGGCAGCAAGATCTGGACGTCTTCGGCCCAGGTAGCTTCCCACGTGGTACTGTTAGCACGAACGTCGGAGCCAGAGTCTGGATCTCGATCCTCCGGTCTGAGCCTCTTTTTCGCGCCTTTGCGAAACATGCCCAATAACCCACGCAATGCAGGCAAGGCGAAACTTGCCAAgggcgtcgagatgaggAAAATTGCCAAAATGGGTGGAAACATGGTGGATGCAAACGAGGTGTGGTTCGACGATTTCGAGGTGCCGGTGGACTGCCTGATTGGCGAAGAGGGCAAAGGGTTCAAGTACGTCCTGCATGGTATGAATGCTGAACGGTGCCTGTTGGCGGGCGAAGCGTTGGGAACAGGATATGCGGCACTGACGAAAGCGGTCAAGTATGCAGGTGATAGGGTAGTCTTCGGTCGACCTATCGGTGCGATGCAGGCGATCCAACACCCATTGGCGAAAAGCTGGGCTCAGTTagaagcagcaaagcatcTCACATACGCTGCAGCGAGGATGTACGACGACAGAGCGACAGATTCAGGAGCGCAGGCAAATGCAGCCAAGTACATGGCGGCAGAAGCTGGATTCAAAGCTTGCGAGACGGCTGTCATGACCCTGGGCGGGATGGGCTATGCCGTCGAGTACGGTGTGGAAAGGCTCTTCCGTGAAGTTTTGGTGCCTCGACTCGCACCGGTTAG CCGTGAGATGGTGCTCAACTACCTAGGACAGCACGTTCTCGGACTTCCAAAGTCGTACTAG
- a CDS encoding putative exochitinase, producing MWCARTATLLASACLVGAFSANALWPHPTTYKSGKDDAFVRLSGGLRFQLVDGTDQSRVPADLSQAVTAAATLANTIDLWELAPDRGESHRDSVNKASLIASVQIKVLELMPDTTPCPCFTKAEEESDAASRLRALQQPFQGRRSAVDAPQMQFKEAVGNNATDVWSNKCSIANHAIKELSYNSSSKSLNLETDKSAPADLGVLDAEMYRLSIPSNGASIELTSYTSLGALRGLQTLLQLIYALPPQQGGKAQSQRYIRNVPITIEDRPAYPYRGLMLDTARNWFDIATIHKLIDTMSFVKLNQLHWHATDTQSWPLAFNDEDGSDLSILSEKGSYGWFKRDNGEVVRMVYTEDDIKGIVDYAAAKGVNVIIETDMPAHMLSGVEAVGAGSLMACPDQLDWIAVSAEPPSGQLRLVSNSSALDTTDVKTFKIPEPISKFVTSLLRKTSSLSKSYYVSSGGDEPNFHCWNLSSEAAMEPYLQPFMSLVTNVTSAAGKRGLVWEEMAVKFPTVAKTLAKGSLVEIWNDPNNSAIALKNNPDVSIVLAPYTFAYLDCGGSNFLGNYTGNNWCPYVSWQQSYSFDPAVIVANATATLKADAKQTREKFVGGESAVWTEQIDATNLDSKVWPRAAAGAEIWWTGETVDGKKRDKVEALARMLDLRWRLVALGVKAEPLQPQWCATRPGMCNMH from the coding sequence ATGTGGTGCGCTCGCACGGCCACTTTGTTGGCTTCGGCCTGCCTCGTTGGCGCTTTCTCTGCAAACGCCCTTTGGCCTCACCCAACCACCTACAAGTCAGGCAAAGACGACGCTTTTGTTCGCCTCTCTGGCGGCCTgcgcttccagcttgtTGATGGTACCGACCAGTCGCGCGTCCCCGCCGACCTTAGCCAGGCTGTCACGGCTGCTGCTACGTTGGCCAACACGATCGATCTGTGGGAGCTCGCCCCTGACCGAGGCGAGAGTCACCGTGACAGCGTCAACAAGGCTTCCCTGATTGCCAGCGTACAGATCAAGGTGCTGGAATTGATGCCTGACACAACTCCTTGCCCTTGTTTCACCAAGGCAGAAGAGGAGAGTGACGCAGCTTCTCGGCTCAGAGCGTTGCAGCAGCCCTTCCAGGGCAGACGCTCGGCAGTCGATGCGCCTCAGATGCAATTCAAGGAAGCAGTTGGTAACAACGCTACAGACGTCTGGAGCAACAAGTGCAGTATCGCAAATCACGCCATCAAGGAGTTGAGCTACAAcagctcgtcaaagtcgctCAACTTGGAGACGGACAAGAGCGCGCCTGCCGATCTGGGTGTcctcgatgccgagatgtATCGACTCTCGATTCCGTCCAACGGTgcctcgatcgagctcaccTCTTACACGTCTCTCGGTGCTCTTCGCGGACTGCAGACTttgctgcagctcatcTATGCTCTCCCTCCTCAGCAGGGAGGGAAAGCTCAGAGCCAGCGTTACATTCGCAACGTGCCCATCACAATCGAAGATCGCCCAGCTTACCCTTACCGAGGTCTGATGCTCGACACTGCGCGCAATTGGTTCGACATTGCTACCATTCacaagctcatcgacaCCATGTCTTttgtcaagctcaaccAGCTTCATTGGCACGCTACCGATACGCAGTCGTGGCCTTTGGCATTTaacgacgaggatggctCTGATTTGAGCATCCTGTCCGAGAAGGGCTCGTACGGCTGGTTCAAGAGAGACAATGGAGAGGTGGTGAGGATGGTTTACACCGAAGATGACATCAAGGGCATCGTCGATTACGCCGCCGCAAAGGGTGTCAATGTCATTATCGAGACGGATATGCCCGCACACATGCTTTCGGGTGTTGAAGCCGTCGGCGCTGGAAGCCTGATGGCATGCCCCGATCAGCTCGACTGGATCGCAGTTTCTGCTGAACCTCCTTCGGGTCAGCTTCGACTGGTATCCAACAGCTCTGCTCTTGACACCACCGATGTCAAGACGTTCAAGATCCCAGAGCCCATCAGCAAATTCGTCACCTCGCTTCTGCGCAAGACTTCTTCCCTTTCCAAGTCGTACTACGTCTCGTCGGGCGGAGACGAGCCCAACTTCCACTGCTGGAATTTGTCAAGCGAAGCTGCCATGGAACCGTACCTGCAACCCTTCATGTCTCTCGTTACCAACGTCACCTCGGCCGCCGGCAAGCGTGGGCTGGTGTGGGAAGAAATGGCGGTCAAGTTCCCCACGGTCGCCAAGACGCTGGCCAAGGGGTCGTTGGTCGAAATCTGGAATGATCCCAACAACTCGGCCATCGCGCTGAAAAACAACCCCGACGTCAGCATCGTTCTTGCTCCTTACACGTTCGCTTACCTCGACTGCGGCGGATCCAACTTCCTCGGCAACTACACAGGCAACAACTGGTGTCCATATGTCTCGTGGCAGCAGAGCTACTCTTTCGACCCGGCTGTCATTGTGGCTAATGCCACGGCTACGCTGAAGGCGGATGCCAAACAGACTCGAGAGAAATTCGTGGGTGGAGAATCCGCTGTTTGGaccgagcagatcgacgcgaCCAATCTGGATTCCAAAGTCTGGCCTAgagccgctgctggtgcagaGATCTGGTGGACCGGCGAGACGGTGGATGGCAAGAAGAGGGACAAGGTTGAAGCGCTGGCTAGGATGTTGGACCTGAGATGGAGGTTGGTCGCTTTGGGTGTGAAGGCCGAACCTTTGCAGCCGCAGTGGTGTGCCACTCGTCCTGGCATGTGCAACATGCATTGA